A window of Paremcibacter congregatus contains these coding sequences:
- the nhaC gene encoding Na+/H+ antiporter NhaC: MTTENPKSSEATIPAPPLLDSFIPLGFLIILLAGSVYFFGEDSTAGATQVAFFFASGLAILAAVKNGHSWKEIETSITKGISVTINAILILFMVGAVIGSWIVSGTVPTLLYYGLKLIDPNIFYISTCIVCAFSALCIGSSWSVIGTIGLGLFGVANSLGISSEITAGAIISGAYFGDKMSPLSDTTNLAPAVAGTDLFTHIGNMIWTTIPAISIALVAFWYLGLDIEVKSSPNELNQKLEYLREFFNVGLHLLIPPLLVLILALMKFPAFLAMLLSSLSGIVIAVFFQKELLISFGTIENLSDMELIIKGVWTALFDGYSANTPDADLNNLLSRGGMADIRNNVWLVISAMMFGSIMEHAGFLQRLIKGMMSLARSTGSLIFTTVITCISVNIVAADQFISIVLPGRLYQLEYRKRKLGPQTLSRTLEDAGTVTSPLIPWNTCGVFISSVFDLTAFSYAPYCFFNLLCPIISIFYGVFNFKLTYTHQRETLTRTT; the protein is encoded by the coding sequence GTGACAACAGAAAACCCAAAATCATCTGAAGCGACAATACCTGCACCTCCATTATTAGATTCATTCATCCCACTCGGCTTCTTGATTATCCTTCTAGCTGGCTCAGTATACTTCTTTGGAGAAGATTCAACCGCAGGTGCAACACAGGTCGCCTTTTTCTTTGCTAGTGGTCTAGCTATACTAGCTGCTGTAAAAAATGGTCACTCTTGGAAAGAGATCGAAACATCCATTACGAAAGGTATATCAGTCACTATTAATGCCATATTGATATTGTTTATGGTCGGTGCCGTAATTGGTTCATGGATCGTTTCCGGAACTGTTCCAACCTTGTTATATTATGGTCTAAAACTCATAGATCCCAATATATTCTATATCTCAACATGCATCGTCTGTGCCTTTTCAGCACTTTGTATCGGAAGTAGCTGGTCCGTTATTGGCACTATAGGCCTTGGCCTTTTTGGAGTTGCTAATAGCTTAGGAATATCGTCTGAAATTACTGCAGGAGCAATCATATCTGGAGCATATTTTGGGGACAAAATGTCACCCTTGTCAGACACGACTAACCTAGCGCCTGCTGTTGCTGGCACGGATTTATTCACACACATTGGGAATATGATCTGGACAACCATTCCAGCAATTTCCATAGCCCTTGTTGCTTTTTGGTATTTGGGGCTGGATATAGAAGTTAAATCATCACCTAATGAACTCAATCAAAAGCTAGAATATCTCAGGGAGTTTTTTAACGTCGGTCTTCACCTTTTGATCCCGCCACTGCTCGTTTTGATTTTAGCATTAATGAAGTTTCCCGCTTTTCTCGCAATGCTGCTTAGTTCACTTTCTGGAATAGTAATTGCAGTATTTTTTCAAAAAGAACTCTTGATTTCGTTTGGAACCATCGAAAATTTATCAGATATGGAACTAATCATTAAAGGTGTTTGGACTGCACTTTTCGATGGGTATTCCGCAAATACGCCTGACGCAGATTTAAATAATCTACTCTCGCGAGGAGGTATGGCAGATATACGGAATAATGTATGGTTAGTGATATCGGCCATGATGTTTGGTTCTATTATGGAGCATGCAGGTTTCCTACAAAGACTTATAAAAGGTATGATGTCATTGGCTCGCTCAACCGGGTCACTTATTTTCACAACCGTGATAACTTGTATTAGTGTGAACATTGTAGCTGCTGATCAATTCATCTCCATTGTATTGCCCGGACGCCTTTATCAACTGGAATATAGAAAAAGAAAACTTGGTCCCCAAACATTATCCAGGACATTAGAGGATGCCGGCACTGTAACCTCTCCATTAATTCCTTGGAATACTTGTGGCGTTTTTATCAGCAGTGTCTTTGACTTAACAGCCTTTTCCTATGCACCATACTGCTTTTTCAATCTTCTTTGTCCGATCATTTCAATATTCTATGGTGTGTTTAATTTCAAACTTACTTACACCCACCAAAGAGAAACGCTCACTAGAACAACCTAA
- a CDS encoding serine hydrolase domain-containing protein, producing MRINMFHRGLMAGTALLIASCAQSPSKNINTEFNSVTIDKVFKDIKDDTPGCILGVIKDGALVFQKGYGLANLEHSIPITTDTVFRIASTSKQFTAMSTIILAEEGQISLDDNIRKYVPEMPDYGKIITIRNLINHTSGIRDFLTLFFLKGFKDQDYYTEVEFLEMLARQKELDFTPGEKMSYSNSGYILQSIIIQRVTGKTLAEYAKEKIFDPLKMKNTHFHNDIKHLVKNRAYGYWPDKKGGYNVGGTPQELIGDGGVFTTIADLALYDLDFYEGKVWRPAVKEQMITPGVLNDGSPAAFFPDIFYAGGLIIGKQRGLPYVRHAGQFAGFITDFIRFPEQKLSVTALCNGGDLDAVGFTGKVSDIFLESHYIEAKSSQEKETTEKQVNQKKISSETLNAISGKYYNSDLDVIYKIVKNGKTFDLLIGKRPTKITFEELNLPVFDLGDDVLGNEYIKIKIIRDKEGQVTALNFTDFSVVKNLYFERVNK from the coding sequence ATGCGAATCAATATGTTTCACCGCGGATTAATGGCAGGAACAGCGCTTCTCATAGCATCCTGTGCGCAATCTCCAAGTAAAAACATAAACACTGAATTCAATTCCGTTACAATAGATAAAGTGTTTAAAGACATAAAGGATGATACCCCCGGATGTATTCTGGGTGTGATCAAAGATGGTGCACTTGTCTTTCAAAAAGGATATGGCCTTGCTAATTTGGAACACAGCATTCCGATTACGACTGATACAGTGTTTCGAATTGCCTCTACGTCAAAACAATTTACGGCAATGTCTACAATAATCTTAGCTGAAGAAGGACAAATTTCACTTGATGATAATATACGTAAGTATGTTCCAGAAATGCCAGATTATGGTAAAATCATCACCATCCGTAATCTCATTAACCATACAAGTGGAATACGCGATTTCCTGACACTTTTCTTCCTAAAAGGTTTCAAAGACCAAGATTATTATACAGAAGTAGAGTTTCTGGAAATGCTTGCCAGACAAAAAGAATTAGACTTTACTCCCGGAGAAAAAATGTCTTATTCAAATTCCGGATATATCCTTCAATCAATTATCATTCAACGGGTAACGGGCAAAACTCTTGCTGAATATGCTAAAGAAAAAATATTCGACCCATTGAAAATGAAAAACACTCATTTTCACAACGACATCAAGCACCTTGTTAAAAATCGAGCCTATGGCTATTGGCCTGATAAAAAAGGTGGCTATAATGTAGGCGGTACACCACAGGAACTCATCGGAGATGGCGGAGTATTTACGACAATTGCAGACCTTGCACTCTATGATCTAGATTTTTATGAGGGAAAAGTTTGGCGTCCAGCTGTAAAAGAACAAATGATAACTCCTGGGGTCTTAAATGACGGTAGTCCAGCCGCTTTTTTTCCTGATATTTTTTATGCTGGTGGCTTGATTATCGGAAAACAACGTGGCCTTCCCTACGTTCGTCATGCTGGTCAATTTGCTGGCTTTATAACAGATTTCATTCGTTTTCCAGAACAAAAACTGTCTGTCACTGCTTTATGCAATGGTGGAGATTTAGATGCAGTCGGTTTTACCGGTAAAGTTTCAGATATTTTTCTTGAATCCCATTACATAGAAGCAAAATCATCTCAAGAAAAAGAAACAACTGAAAAGCAAGTCAATCAAAAGAAAATTTCATCTGAGACACTGAATGCTATTTCTGGGAAATATTATAATTCTGATCTCGATGTTATATATAAAATTGTTAAAAATGGTAAAACGTTTGATCTACTGATCGGAAAAAGACCAACCAAGATAACTTTCGAAGAACTCAATTTACCTGTATTTGATCTGGGAGACGACGTTCTAGGCAATGAATATATCAAGATCAAAATTATCAGGGATAAAGAAGGTCAGGTTACAGCCCTTAACTTTACTGACTTCAGTGTTGTGAAGAATCTATACTTTGAACGTGTGAATAAATAA
- a CDS encoding TonB-dependent receptor, with amino-acid sequence MKRSNNIIRRHKVAWIATTVLISSFSSNANAANDVDDKVEMDEIVITATKRKLKLQEAPLSVRALQGYELSKIGAFDLEGYARTVPGVALDESGPGQNRVNIRGLAAVAGRASTVGYYIDGIAQSQNEQSDLELYDVSSVEILRGPQGTLYGEGSIGGSILVRTNQPNIQQIEMSGDIEVSSYAKGGEGFAVHGMVNLPIAQDLLAMRVVGYYRDEPGFIDNITTGKNDVNDFTRKGGRVQFLYQPSEVFDLTLGAYFQKMTSGSLQTQNPRIGIRFKTRAPIDENNIQNIFQVSAAANYDLGAATLTSVSGYYERDQELNQIFSQFIALGGSDDEYVGRKNDAPTSIFNHETRLVSNGDNDFDWLVGVYYNRRNQSFNQDIIFVTDGVLDSSPFISFLEDYKIRQYAIFGEGSYALTDKLDITVGLRFYKETYSFKGSTVLFGTPSPTSPPNGNDTSWSPKVAVSYKATEDLNLYANMTKGYRAGGHTGNIPENTPAGLTEAQFVYFKPDVSWNYEVGFKKSFLDGNVIMNVAAYLIKWNNLQVSDQFLDQNIGDFVNYISNAGSAESKGFELELFTQPMEGLSINAGIAYTDATLTADAPAIDGYKGDKLGDIPDWTVSLDSQYNFAISDTLDGFIGGSYQYIGKADDNFTAVVFDGDRSIDSYNLAGIRVGIQSDNWEFKVYAENLFNEYNVISFLIIQEVVLQPRRIGAKLSFNF; translated from the coding sequence ATGAAACGCTCAAATAATATTATACGAAGGCATAAAGTAGCATGGATAGCAACGACTGTTTTAATAAGTTCCTTTTCATCTAATGCTAACGCCGCAAATGACGTCGATGACAAGGTTGAAATGGATGAAATCGTCATAACCGCAACCAAGAGGAAGCTCAAACTGCAGGAAGCTCCTTTAAGCGTACGCGCTCTGCAAGGATACGAACTATCCAAAATCGGTGCTTTTGACCTGGAAGGTTATGCCCGAACAGTTCCTGGCGTGGCCCTAGATGAAAGCGGCCCTGGTCAAAATAGAGTTAATATTCGTGGCTTGGCCGCTGTTGCGGGAAGGGCATCAACGGTTGGCTATTATATTGACGGCATAGCACAATCCCAAAACGAACAAAGTGATCTTGAATTATATGATGTCAGCAGCGTTGAAATCCTTCGTGGCCCACAAGGTACATTATACGGTGAAGGATCTATTGGCGGTTCAATTCTTGTGCGCACCAATCAGCCAAATATACAACAAATTGAAATGTCAGGTGACATAGAAGTTTCTTCTTATGCAAAGGGCGGAGAAGGTTTTGCCGTACATGGCATGGTAAATCTGCCTATTGCCCAAGACCTGCTTGCCATGCGCGTTGTCGGTTATTATCGGGATGAACCGGGGTTTATTGATAATATCACAACGGGTAAAAATGATGTCAATGATTTTACCCGCAAAGGCGGCCGTGTCCAATTTTTGTATCAACCCAGTGAAGTATTCGATCTTACACTAGGGGCATATTTCCAGAAAATGACATCTGGCTCACTTCAAACCCAAAACCCACGTATTGGCATTCGCTTTAAAACCAGAGCGCCGATCGACGAGAATAACATCCAGAATATTTTCCAGGTAAGTGCCGCTGCAAATTACGACCTTGGCGCCGCAACCTTGACGTCTGTTTCTGGTTATTATGAAAGAGATCAGGAACTTAACCAGATTTTCTCGCAATTCATCGCACTCGGTGGTTCTGATGACGAGTATGTCGGGCGGAAGAATGATGCACCAACATCCATATTCAATCACGAAACGCGCTTAGTTTCAAATGGAGACAACGATTTCGACTGGTTGGTTGGCGTTTATTACAATCGCAGGAATCAAAGTTTTAATCAGGACATCATATTTGTGACTGATGGTGTATTGGACAGCAGTCCTTTTATCAGCTTCCTCGAAGATTATAAGATTCGCCAATATGCCATTTTCGGTGAGGGTAGCTATGCCCTAACCGATAAACTGGATATAACCGTAGGCCTACGGTTTTATAAAGAAACATATAGCTTTAAAGGATCAACTGTTCTTTTTGGCACCCCCTCTCCCACCTCCCCGCCGAATGGTAATGATACCAGCTGGTCGCCAAAGGTCGCCGTTTCTTATAAAGCAACTGAGGACCTTAATCTTTATGCCAACATGACCAAAGGGTACCGCGCTGGCGGACATACGGGCAATATCCCTGAAAACACCCCAGCCGGCTTGACAGAAGCGCAATTCGTTTATTTCAAACCAGATGTAAGCTGGAACTATGAGGTAGGGTTTAAGAAAAGCTTTCTTGATGGAAATGTCATCATGAATGTCGCGGCCTATCTCATAAAATGGAATAATTTGCAGGTTTCCGATCAATTTCTTGATCAAAACATCGGTGATTTCGTCAATTACATATCAAACGCAGGATCAGCAGAAAGCAAGGGATTTGAGCTCGAATTATTTACCCAGCCTATGGAAGGCTTAAGCATAAATGCCGGGATTGCCTATACGGATGCAACCCTCACGGCAGATGCACCTGCTATTGATGGCTACAAAGGTGATAAATTAGGTGATATCCCCGATTGGACAGTCTCACTCGACTCACAATATAATTTTGCAATCTCAGATACACTTGATGGCTTTATCGGGGGCAGTTATCAGTATATTGGCAAGGCCGATGACAACTTTACCGCTGTTGTATTCGATGGTGACCGTTCTATCGATAGTTACAATCTTGCTGGTATCAGAGTCGGCATTCAAAGCGATAACTGGGAATTCAAAGTATATGCTGAGAATTTATTCAATGAATATAATGTCATTTCGTTTCTCATAATTCAGGAAGTTGTGCTCCAGCCTCGACGGATCGGTGCCAAGCTTTCCTTCAATTTCTAG
- a CDS encoding transposase: MSSSRINNYTSEFRESSVKLALETDQPVAQTAKNLGINISTLHTWISKYGVALGKPSPLNEHHFDEIKRLKKELAQVTQERDLLKKAAAYFAKEI, encoded by the coding sequence ATGTCCAGTAGTAGAATAAATAACTATACCTCAGAGTTTCGAGAATCCTCGGTGAAGTTAGCTCTCGAAACTGATCAGCCCGTCGCTCAAACAGCTAAAAATTTAGGTATTAATATCAGCACACTCCATACTTGGATTAGCAAGTATGGCGTTGCTTTGGGAAAACCCAGTCCCCTTAACGAACATCATTTTGATGAAATTAAACGTTTGAAGAAAGAACTGGCACAAGTTACGCAGGAGCGTGATCTGCTAAAAAAGGCGGCCGCATACTTTGCCAAAGAAATTTAG
- a CDS encoding IS3 family transposase, whose product MKYAWIYEQKSRYPISILCRFMGVSRSSYYSWREAPISLRARQDESLTEDIKHIFKESRQTYGTRRIKEKRASENNFVGRKRIGR is encoded by the coding sequence GTGAAGTATGCGTGGATCTATGAGCAAAAAAGCCGTTATCCGATTTCAATACTCTGCCGTTTTATGGGTGTCAGCCGGAGTTCTTATTACAGCTGGCGCGAAGCGCCGATAAGTCTGAGGGCTCGGCAGGATGAGAGTTTGACGGAAGATATCAAACATATCTTTAAAGAAAGCCGCCAGACCTATGGTACACGGCGGATTAAAGAAAAACGCGCGTCAGAGAATAATTTTGTTGGCCGCAAACGCATTGGCCGATAA
- a CDS encoding DDE-type integrase/transposase/recombinase: MNQYWVGDITYVATKKGWLYLATVIDLYSRSIVGWSMANHMRAPLINDAFLMAIWRRR, translated from the coding sequence ATGAACCAATATTGGGTCGGCGACATTACTTATGTGGCCACCAAAAAAGGCTGGCTGTATTTAGCGACTGTAATTGACCTATATTCTCGAAGTATCGTCGGATGGTCTATGGCCAATCACATGCGCGCCCCGTTGATCAATGATGCTTTTCTGATGGCTATTTGGAGGCGAAGGTAG
- the bla gene encoding class A beta-lactamase, giving the protein MIKKYMFLICSGLIFFLSISSSYSSSGKVIYNPTIDIDVLLQEIRRIAERNRGNVGVAVRHLETGKLLSFNGDAQFLMASTYKIPIAVRILQLVDQGKLSLDDLIEIRKDEYVSWSIIADRFNRGPVSISISNLMELMLVLSDNTATDVLLRIAGGGKAVTAMLRDQNIKEMTVSRGTKDLIIDFASFAPLTKLVREDGLSFAEAWSSLSPLQLQELSVIEKQRSQDPKWAAYLSRNNDDKAEPNAMLQLLDNIWTGDILTNSSKKILQKIMERCETGKGRIKGKLPKNTIVMHKTGTLDTAHGVINNVGVIQLPGNKGNIAIVVYTKDAGKGIEFNEEIIADISQAVYNYFVYTIKGK; this is encoded by the coding sequence ATGATCAAGAAATATATGTTTTTAATATGCAGTGGATTGATTTTTTTTCTTAGTATTTCATCGTCCTATTCCTCTTCAGGGAAAGTAATCTATAACCCGACTATCGACATTGATGTTCTGCTGCAAGAAATTCGGAGAATTGCAGAAAGAAATCGTGGAAATGTTGGGGTTGCTGTTCGTCATTTGGAAACTGGCAAACTATTATCTTTTAATGGTGATGCTCAGTTTTTAATGGCGAGTACATATAAAATACCGATTGCTGTTCGAATATTGCAATTGGTAGATCAGGGCAAACTTTCATTGGATGATCTGATTGAGATTCGTAAGGATGAATATGTTTCCTGGAGTATAATTGCAGATCGGTTTAACCGTGGACCTGTATCTATTTCAATTTCTAATTTGATGGAGCTAATGCTTGTTCTCAGCGATAATACAGCGACTGACGTATTACTTCGTATTGCCGGAGGAGGTAAAGCTGTAACGGCGATGCTCCGTGATCAGAATATTAAAGAAATGACAGTATCACGAGGTACCAAAGATTTGATCATTGATTTTGCTAGTTTCGCACCTCTCACAAAACTGGTCAGAGAGGACGGTCTGTCTTTTGCAGAGGCATGGTCAAGTTTATCACCACTACAATTGCAAGAATTGTCAGTTATAGAAAAACAAAGAAGTCAGGATCCGAAATGGGCTGCATATCTTTCTAGAAATAATGATGACAAGGCAGAACCAAATGCCATGTTGCAATTACTGGATAATATTTGGACAGGTGATATTTTAACAAATTCAAGCAAGAAAATTCTTCAAAAAATAATGGAACGTTGTGAGACTGGTAAAGGGCGTATTAAAGGAAAATTACCAAAAAATACTATAGTTATGCATAAAACCGGCACGCTGGATACTGCACACGGTGTCATTAATAATGTTGGCGTCATTCAATTGCCTGGAAATAAAGGTAATATTGCCATTGTTGTATATACAAAAGATGCAGGTAAGGGCATAGAGTTTAACGAAGAAATTATCGCGGATATTTCGCAGGCTGTTTATAATTATTTTGTCTATACTATTAAGGGAAAATAA
- a CDS encoding amidohydrolase encodes MNRFITIISSICFLFFSTGVSSAGTESGADKIYINAEIWTGEEKQPVVNALAVRGSRILALGSYIEMKKYIQPSTKIIDLKSAFMVPGFIDSHVHFLAGGTDFASVKLRSATSPREFVRRMTDHVKSIPKGRWVLGGNWDHTGWGGELPHKDWIDEVTLDNPVFVRRLDGHMVLANSLALKLAGITRDTVAPKGGVIVRDKNGDPTGVLKDQAINLVANIIPTFQPKEMDEAFQAASELALKNGITQIHDMGMDEGQDAVWNSLNVYLRAQKKHNLKLRIYSFIPLNYWKQLDKFVQKNGYGNEWLRWGGLKGFLDGSLGSATAWFKEPYLGNTENSGFPVISTKKLHDMILGADAAKLHVAVHAIGDQANDTLLDIFESVENKNGRRDRRFRVEHSQHLSQEAFSRFQALNVVPSMQPYHAIDDGRWAEELIGPDRITRTYAFRSLIDAEAPLSFGSDWFVAPLSPLQGIYAAVTRRTIDGNNPGGWVPHEKISVEEALRAYTTNNAYAGFNESDTGTLKAGKLADFTVLSKNILLIDPSEIANVKVLRTVVGGIDQFVITE; translated from the coding sequence ATGAACCGATTTATTACGATTATTTCCTCTATTTGCTTTTTATTTTTTTCAACGGGAGTATCTTCTGCGGGCACGGAATCAGGAGCAGATAAAATTTATATAAATGCTGAGATCTGGACAGGTGAAGAAAAACAACCGGTTGTAAATGCTCTCGCGGTTCGAGGTAGCCGAATTCTTGCTTTGGGTTCATATATCGAGATGAAAAAATATATCCAGCCCTCCACTAAGATAATTGACCTCAAGAGTGCCTTTATGGTTCCAGGATTTATCGATAGCCACGTTCACTTTCTTGCAGGAGGAACTGACTTTGCGAGTGTAAAATTACGGTCCGCTACTTCCCCTAGAGAATTTGTTAGGCGAATGACTGATCATGTAAAATCAATTCCTAAAGGACGTTGGGTTTTGGGTGGAAATTGGGATCATACAGGGTGGGGAGGGGAATTGCCCCACAAAGACTGGATCGATGAGGTGACGTTAGATAATCCTGTTTTTGTCCGTCGATTAGATGGCCATATGGTTTTGGCAAACTCCCTTGCTTTGAAACTAGCAGGTATCACTAGAGACACAGTTGCTCCTAAAGGAGGAGTAATTGTACGGGATAAAAACGGAGATCCGACTGGAGTATTAAAGGATCAGGCGATTAATCTGGTTGCTAATATTATTCCTACTTTTCAACCGAAAGAGATGGATGAAGCATTTCAAGCTGCTAGTGAACTTGCCCTCAAGAATGGTATTACACAAATCCATGACATGGGTATGGATGAAGGACAAGATGCAGTTTGGAATAGCTTAAATGTCTATCTTCGTGCCCAAAAAAAACACAATCTGAAATTACGAATTTATAGTTTTATTCCCTTAAATTACTGGAAGCAGCTCGATAAGTTTGTACAAAAAAATGGCTACGGAAACGAGTGGCTCAGATGGGGTGGGCTGAAGGGATTTTTAGATGGTTCTTTAGGTTCTGCAACGGCATGGTTTAAAGAGCCATATCTTGGGAATACAGAAAACTCGGGTTTCCCTGTAATTTCCACTAAAAAACTTCATGACATGATATTGGGGGCAGATGCTGCAAAGTTACATGTGGCTGTTCATGCAATCGGTGATCAAGCCAACGATACATTGTTAGATATCTTTGAAAGTGTTGAAAATAAAAATGGACGTCGAGATCGGCGATTTCGGGTTGAACATAGTCAACATCTTTCTCAGGAGGCATTTTCACGATTTCAAGCATTAAATGTAGTCCCTTCAATGCAACCATACCATGCTATTGATGATGGGCGTTGGGCTGAAGAATTAATAGGGCCGGATCGTATAACACGAACCTATGCATTTCGGTCTTTGATAGATGCCGAGGCACCGCTTTCATTCGGGTCGGATTGGTTTGTTGCTCCCTTGTCGCCATTACAGGGAATTTATGCAGCTGTTACACGTCGAACCATTGATGGTAATAATCCTGGAGGTTGGGTGCCACACGAGAAAATTTCAGTAGAAGAAGCACTGAGAGCATATACTACCAATAATGCTTATGCTGGTTTTAATGAGAGTGATACCGGTACTTTGAAGGCTGGAAAATTGGCTGACTTTACAGTTTTATCAAAAAATATACTACTCATTGACCCATCAGAAATCGCTAATGTAAAAGTACTTAGGACAGTTGTTGGGGGTATAGATCAATTTGTCATTACCGAGTAG
- a CDS encoding aminotransferase class I/II-fold pyridoxal phosphate-dependent enzyme yields the protein MKFRRMPIEAESPEQLGYDKIKYNLAESSVSDRFLSQFTVDFHSQLLCYGDHIGHPGLRDAIAEDAGSPITIDNILITTGAATALFIISTTPLEKNDHMIVVRPNYATNIETPRTIGCDIDFLDLSFEDSFQLNINKLRSLIRPETKLISLTTPHNPTGVCLSTDEILQILSLLEDTSAFLLIDETYGDMYDKSRQAVAATLSDRLISVSSLSKSYAIPGIRIGWLITQNSELFHMFLCAKEQINICGSVIDEEIAFQAYTQREIWQPSNNKRIARTRNIVKNWIELEPLIEWVEPNGGCVCFPRLNPGVPVSIESFYKILNERYETYVGQGHWFEMPKNYFRIGYAWPEEGE from the coding sequence ATGAAGTTTAGACGTATGCCGATTGAGGCTGAATCACCAGAACAGCTTGGTTATGACAAAATAAAATACAATCTCGCTGAATCTTCCGTAAGTGATAGATTTTTAAGTCAATTCACTGTGGATTTTCATTCCCAATTGTTATGTTATGGCGATCATATTGGACATCCTGGACTGAGGGATGCCATCGCAGAAGATGCAGGATCTCCTATTACAATAGATAACATCCTGATTACTACAGGAGCCGCAACAGCACTTTTTATTATCTCGACTACACCTTTGGAAAAAAACGACCATATGATTGTTGTTCGTCCTAATTATGCGACCAATATTGAAACACCTCGTACCATCGGATGTGATATTGACTTTCTGGATCTCTCCTTTGAGGACTCATTTCAACTAAATATAAATAAATTACGTTCACTTATCAGGCCGGAGACAAAATTAATAAGCCTGACAACACCTCATAACCCAACTGGTGTTTGCCTTTCTACAGATGAAATATTACAGATTCTCTCACTTCTAGAAGATACTTCAGCCTTCCTCCTCATCGATGAAACTTATGGTGACATGTATGATAAATCAAGACAAGCCGTTGCTGCGACACTATCGGACCGACTTATTTCGGTCAGCTCTCTATCTAAATCCTATGCCATTCCCGGAATTCGCATTGGGTGGCTGATCACACAAAATTCGGAACTGTTCCACATGTTTTTGTGCGCAAAGGAACAAATCAATATCTGTGGCAGCGTTATAGACGAAGAAATAGCCTTTCAGGCATATACTCAACGAGAAATATGGCAACCCAGCAATAACAAGCGTATTGCTCGTACACGAAACATTGTAAAAAACTGGATTGAGCTCGAACCATTAATAGAATGGGTTGAACCCAATGGAGGTTGTGTATGTTTTCCAAGGCTTAATCCTGGTGTACCTGTTAGTATTGAATCATTTTATAAGATTTTAAATGAAAGATACGAAACCTATGTCGGTCAAGGGCATTGGTTTGAAATGCCCAAAAATTATTTCCGTATTGGATATGCCTGGCCGGAAGAGGGTGAATAG
- the dgcN gene encoding N-acetyltransferase DgcN, with the protein MPTTLPKPYLLFLGDETEVGNVKTSSGIAFWRSEQCVGQISLDGGTVDLGLPQVTIAQAKEAGAKTLVIGIANFGGRVSENWMPVLKDALRSGLNIAAGLHTQLNNVPELVELAENYNRKLFDIRQPEQQFNVGKGNKRTGKRLLSVGTDCSVGKMYTSLSIEKELVARGYNADFRATGQTGIFITGEGVCVDAVVSDFIAGATEVLSPDNETNHWDVIEGQGSLFHPAYAGVTLGLLHGSQPDALVLCHDASRETIEDYPDFPIPEFGDCMDFYIAAAKLTNPNVYFVGMSINTSKLDEDSAIKYLKSLEQKYALPCCDPVRTGVSGIVDRMIELT; encoded by the coding sequence ATGCCAACAACTCTACCTAAGCCATATCTACTATTTCTCGGAGATGAAACTGAAGTCGGAAATGTAAAAACATCTTCTGGAATTGCATTTTGGAGGTCGGAGCAATGTGTAGGACAGATTAGTTTAGATGGTGGGACTGTGGATCTTGGTCTACCTCAAGTGACAATAGCTCAGGCAAAAGAAGCTGGTGCCAAAACTCTTGTAATAGGAATAGCTAATTTCGGTGGACGGGTGTCAGAAAATTGGATGCCGGTTCTTAAGGATGCTCTTCGGTCTGGCTTAAATATTGCAGCAGGTTTACATACACAATTGAACAATGTACCCGAATTGGTTGAGTTGGCTGAAAATTATAACAGGAAGCTCTTTGATATTCGACAACCTGAACAGCAATTTAATGTAGGCAAAGGTAATAAACGTACTGGTAAGAGGTTGTTGTCAGTGGGCACCGACTGTTCAGTCGGTAAAATGTATACATCATTATCCATTGAAAAAGAGCTTGTAGCCAGAGGTTATAATGCCGATTTCCGTGCAACAGGCCAAACCGGAATTTTTATCACGGGGGAAGGCGTTTGCGTTGATGCTGTTGTATCAGACTTTATTGCGGGTGCTACAGAAGTGTTATCCCCTGATAATGAGACAAATCATTGGGATGTGATAGAAGGACAGGGGTCATTATTTCATCCAGCTTATGCGGGGGTAACACTTGGGCTGCTCCATGGAAGCCAGCCTGATGCATTAGTATTATGTCATGATGCTTCAAGAGAAACCATTGAAGATTATCCTGATTTTCCAATACCAGAATTCGGTGACTGTATGGATTTTTATATTGCTGCGGCAAAACTTACAAATCCTAACGTTTACTTTGTAGGTATGAGTATAAATACATCTAAGCTTGATGAAGATTCAGCTATAAAATATTTGAAATCTCTTGAACAAAAGTATGCTTTACCTTGTTGCGACCCCGTTCGGACAGGAGTTTCGGGAATTGTGGACCGAATGATAGAACTCACATAA